From a single Sediminibacterium sp. KACHI17 genomic region:
- a CDS encoding DUF2461 domain-containing protein, translated as MLQKTTLSFLKELKKNNTKEWFDTNRKRYESAKADFAALTQTVIQQLGKKDPFVAALLPKDCMFRMNRDVRFSKNKDPYKTNMGMYLSRGGKKSVFSGYYFHLEPGGNSFMGGGLYMPEPDVIKKIRQEIDYNWEAFHKIISNKKFKSIYQVLQREEGMVLSREPKGYEKDNPAIEYIKLKSWVATAPITDQLLTSDQLVKEIIGAFETLHPMITFLNNALEE; from the coding sequence ATGCTACAGAAAACAACCCTGAGCTTTTTAAAGGAGCTCAAAAAGAACAATACCAAAGAGTGGTTTGATACAAACAGAAAAAGATACGAATCTGCCAAGGCTGATTTTGCTGCGCTGACACAGACAGTCATTCAACAACTTGGCAAGAAAGATCCATTCGTTGCGGCATTGTTACCCAAAGATTGTATGTTTCGCATGAACAGGGATGTTCGTTTCAGTAAAAACAAAGACCCATACAAAACCAATATGGGTATGTATTTGAGCAGAGGAGGCAAAAAATCTGTATTCTCAGGATATTATTTTCATCTTGAGCCGGGTGGCAACAGTTTTATGGGAGGAGGTTTATACATGCCTGAGCCTGATGTCATTAAAAAAATCCGACAAGAAATAGACTATAACTGGGAAGCCTTCCATAAGATCATCAGCAACAAAAAGTTCAAATCCATTTATCAGGTTCTTCAGAGAGAAGAAGGAATGGTATTGAGCAGAGAACCTAAGGGTTATGAAAAAGATAATCCGGCCATTGAATACATCAAGTTGAAAAGCTGGGTTGCTACAGCTCCAATAACAGATCAATTGTTGACATCAGATCAATTGGTAAAAGAAATTATCGGGGCATTTGAGACGCTGCATCCCATGATCACATTTTTAAACAACGCTTTGGAAGAGTGA